Sequence from the Nymphaea colorata isolate Beijing-Zhang1983 chromosome 9, ASM883128v2, whole genome shotgun sequence genome:
tctttttcttgcttcacaAATGAACTCTCAGTTTGGAAAAGGTGAAAGTAATGTTCTTCTGTGTATCATTCATTTCTTACACAATTGAATAATGCCTTCATTCATTCATAATCGTCTTCTTCAATTCTGCCGTTCTTATGATTTCTTACGATTTGCCTCTGTGCAGGTATCAGTTCATATTCCGGGAGAATTACGAAGCTTCAATTTTACCTTTTCATCGTCATGAGAACAAATTCATACATGGGTTGCTGGTTGTGATAAGCTTTATTAACCTCTTGCCTTCATCAGGTGCAGATTCATGCGATTTGGGGGATTGGGTCTCTGCCCAATTCTCCTCCAGGGCAGCTGGTCATGAAATCCACCATGAACCTCTCTATCTGATAGTCTTTGATGCAACATGGAAACATGCAAAGGAGATGGTGAGAGGAAGCCTGCCATTTCTATCTAAATTCTCGCATCAGGTCTCCCTTCCAGTAGATGCCAGATTAGAAGGGAGTAGTATCTATGACTCCGATTTGATACTGAGGAAGGAGCCGTTCTCAGGCTGCGTGAGCACAATGGAAGCTGTAGCTCGATCTCTGAGATTGCTTGAGGTCGATGGAGATGAGATTGAGCAAAAGCTTTTGTCAGTTCTCAGGGCAATGGTTGCTTTCCAGGCTTGCAATTTGAAGCCGATGAAGCCTCGGCCACGGTTGGTAAAGAAAAGCAAGAATAGCTGCCTCTTGTCCAATTGATGTTTCTGCTGAGCTATATTCTCCTGTCAGCGTTATGATTTCTTagcatttttctctcttttcttttctgctcTGTGCTTCATTGTCCAATAGTGTCTGATTTTGTTGGAAACAACCATTTTCTGAAGCCGATGAAGCCTCGGCCACGGTTGGTAAAGAAAAGCAAGAATCGCTGCCTCTTGTCCAATTGATGTTTCTGCTGAGCTATATTCTCCTGTCAGCGTTATGATTTCTTagaatttttctctcttttcttttctactctGTGCTTCATTGTCTAATAGTGTCTGAGTTTGTTGGAAACAACCATTTTCTGCTGCAAAATTTCCTTGTTAGAGGAGCTAGAAGGGACCAAAATGGTGCAAAAATAGCAGATCAGGACTTTAAAAATTGGAAGTCTTAGCTGCTTTCTCTTGTCCTTACAACAGAGGTAACATAACTCAGTAGGCGACAATCTAAACTGAATATGAAGCGGCATGTTCTGACATCTAAACTGAACATGAGAGTGAATCATTATTTATCTGTTACTCTTAGAACAGGAAAATTCCAACCAACAGTGCAAACGGGCTAGATATAATCAGATGCCTTGTAGTTAATTCCTGATCATTTGATAGCCTAAGATCTCAGGTTGATTTGAAATCTCGTTTACATGAGGCGCACACAGTAAAAAAAACACTAGATTTCAGatctacaaaaaaaatgaggatTGGAGATCCTCAGTGTAGTGTGTGGCTAAAACCTTAAATTTGAGGTCTGATGAGAGTGGCTGTGACTTCAGGTCCTCGGACCTTAGATCTTCATTTATATCAAATTACATCGGATCTAAGATCTGAGGTAAACAAACGCCAAGTAATTAAGTTCTGCTTTTGTTATCTTGGATATTGCTTAACTTGGGATCTACATTTCAAATCTTACCCAGCTTGATCAAGGAAAGGCCTCATTCAGATATGTTTTAAGGTGCAAAGAGATGTTTCAGTAGGTTTTTTCTGGACAGTGTTGATACatatattttggatctggattcatCTATACGTGATTGGACCTGATGTGGGTCTGGATTTAGTTCAACTTAGTGCGGGAATGTAATAAGATTTGATACTTGTCAATTGTATATTATCTTTCAGTTAGCAAATATCTGGCACACATGGATAATATCACAATCGTGCATgccatttttaaatttttatgaaaaagctGGAAAGCCCTCAAAAATTCAAGATATTGTAGAAAGTTCAACATACTGTCTTATAACATCATTATATGCTAGttgttattttttctaattttttttggacAAACTTGAGCATAGGTATTGCCTTTTTGACCTAACCTATGTTTTAAAAAGCTTTCTagtgatctttttcttttcaattttgcaaCAAACTTACAAGTCaaccatatttctgaaattttttttttggctgttAATTTTGCAGTTTTTAGTACCTTTCTGAGATTTTGTCCCGTGAAAGAATGCTTTAACAAGAGGTCTCCCCAAACTGTGCTTGCTGTAATTTAAAATCAGAAGAAAATattaggaaaaggaaaggaaaatgtcAATCGGATGGATTTAGACCCAAGATTAAATCTGGTCGAGCTAGGGGCCTGtattaaggcaggtctctagttcgattcccgtaGACGCTATTTTTTTGTGTCTTAAGGCAGTAGAGCGCGGCACCCAAGCTGAATGGTGCAGACActgacgcagctcaggaccccaaaggcagggggaatggggggccttcgggcctttttcgggcggtgAGTTtcataccccttgctcacccgagccCCAAAGAAGAAAACTTGACACTTCATGCAACAACTTTAGTCTATGTTTTGCTTTGCAGATTCAACAAGACATTTATTAGTCCGAATGCACGttataaaagacatttaataTCTTTCTCAGAAACATATGGCTACTAACGCACAATAACATGTATCTAACTTTCAAATATGGATTTCCGAAGCATATgatacaataatatgtatactTTACAATTGCTTTCATGTAGCGTTAGTGCAAAGCCACATAACAACTAGCAACAATATTTTCTAAACAGGTGTGAAAGAAAAGCTGACAGCACAATCTTGGCCCTCATCCATGCTTTAATAATTTAGCAAAATGTACAAAATGTGCATAATAAAATGATATCTGCCTAAAACAGTTACAgagctaaaattttctttttgcaagGGCACAAACTAAATCATTGattggcatatatatatatatatatatatatatatatatatatatatatatatatatatatagagagagagagagagagagagagagagagagaggcacgaTAAAACAACATACAAGAACAATGTCTATGAAAATTGAATAAGCAACATGCATCCTGCCTCACTAACTATGCTATATGACCGTTGGAAAGAGAGAAACTGCTGCGGTGAGAATGCTTTTGTCAGCGCAATTAAATTGATTTGGTTCAAGAGGATCATCTTTTAACTATCGTCATAATAGctgacaattttttatttttatttctctttatctaaattttgtttatttttttcagaaaatcacTTTTTAATATTTAGTGGCTTTTCCAAGCCTATTCAGGAACCAGCTTTTGCATCATTGAGTTTGTATATGATAAATAATGCCTCactaaaaaaaggaaagaaggttTGCTTTTCTAAATAATTAGACCTCACAACTGTGCGTACATTTTTAACAGAAGATAAGTTTTAGATGTGCTATTCTAAAGTATCTTCACACTTTGAAGacttaaaaattattattttcaaatgacACAATTaatctaaaataatatttttattgaataaGTTGCGTCAGGCTCTCAAGCGATCTCTTAGCAAACATAAATAGAAGGCCATTTAAAATATTGATTGATAGTTAGGTACTTTGCCGTTATGGAAAACGGATCTGTCGCCATCCCATCTCTATCAGATATATTGTTACTTCTTCAGTGAATTAATTGGTTTATTTCATAGTtcataaaaacacattttcttcgAAAAAAACCCCTTTTTATAGTTGCAAGATAGGTTCATCATATAAGACTACAGAACGGCagtctttttcaaaaaggtgaCAAAAcgagaaaacccaaaaaaaagaaaaaaaccaccATTTTTCACATGagttggtgtttttttttttcactttttaattgtattttttcacattttttcattttattttaagatttttcgtttctggttttttaaatattttccaaGAGTTTAAATaactttgtcatattatatatgacaaaaacCTTGTTGTTCCGTAAATAATATTTATGACTATAGTTTATGTAAAATGACAACTGTGAATCACATGATCAATATttcctttgtatttttttttttgtacattaaCTCCTTTTTGGTAAGAAAGGCCTGCAGGAGCCGTTAAATGATAATCGATCATGTTTTTGAATATTAGTTAAAAATGAAggagaacaaaaggaaaatcaaaaataacatatttggTTGGAAAGGATAAATCAATGTAAATCTAACCTCTCCAAAATTTGAGGaattaaaatggaaaatgaaagtGGTTGTTAGATCAGCTGGATCCTCTTTTATATTAGATCTATAATATAAACAAACACAAAAGCACATCTCAGATCCTCAATTTATGGccaaaacctcatatttgaaGTTGGAGGCGAAGAGGGTCTGCCTTAAAATTTGGAGATTTGAAATTCTCAATGATTTCAAATCACCGGCAATCTCAGACTAAGGTAACATATCGACTAAAAAACGATGATCACAtaagaaatagaaatatatataagagagtcataaatttttcattaaaaaagtcgaactatagttttaaaatgttaacaaaccaaaataaaattattcaaattaagtgaaatcttatatatatatatatatatatattgatgccGTCTGATATTCAATCTTCTGAACTCAGTCAGACGAGTGAAATGTTCTTTTTAGTTAGTTTGAGAGGAGAGTGGGGCCTAACCCCGATGCCACTCGTGCTGACGAGAATTTTTTCAGGAGATTTAAGTTAGCCTTTTTTAGGAGTTTggcctcctcttcctcctcctcctcctctgtgagagacggagagggagaggtgaACGATGAACGTTCCGGTGTGTGAGGGTGAACAGTTGGGCTCGATAGAAGGCAGCTATTACAGCCTTTCGCATGGCATCCTACCTCCACTTGGCGCGAGGAGCAACcgccgagtcaagctcaagaacttcatcatctccccataTGATCGTCATTAcaggttcttttcttttgttcattcttTCATCACTTTGGTTTGGTATGTTTATACAAGTGTTAATCGCTTTTGTCGTTGGAACCAAAGGAATTGTATGCCCTTATCGTTATTGTGATTATTTGCAGTAGTGGGGTGCGTCAGGCACAGGTTTTCATTTCCCTTCtccttcattatttttcttctcttctgttcTTCAACTATTTTCGTGTACTCATGGTTGTGGTTGCTGGACTTTTCTattttatcataattttttgaTTGTCTTTTTTGGGAAGAAATTAACGTTACAATTTCTGCGGAGATTTCTTTTAATGTTCTGAGGTGTTGGCGTTCTTTCTTTTTGTCGCTACTACGCTCCTTTGTTAATTGCTTTGAAAGTGCTTTGTCTTTTCTCTCATTAATGGATGATCCTGCTCGTAAGATCGTTTTGTAGTGGAcccaattttttgggttttgtcGTTATGTTTCTGATTTTAGGAGGGGTGGTTGAGGTTTACTTGAAGAGTTTCCCAACTCGTGTAACCCTGCTGTTTATTTTCTTTGCTGCTTATTTGTATGTGAAAATAAtgcttgttttcctttttttgttttttgggttgAGGATCATAATTTTGCTTTCGACGCCCATAATTTTATTGTCTACATTTATGAGAATTTTGACGCTGTTTTTTCCTCTCTTGCAGAGCCTGGGAAATTTTTCTTATCCTTTTGGTTGTCTACTCTGCTTGGGTG
This genomic interval carries:
- the LOC126410387 gene encoding uncharacterized protein LOC126410387 isoform X3; the encoded protein is MLLLASSSEILTSQTAKSFSCFTNELSVWKRYQFIFRENYEASILPFHRHENKFIHGLLVVISFINLLPSSGADSCDLGDWVSAQFSSRAAGHEIHHEPLYLIVFDATWKHAKEMVRGSLPFLSKFSHQVSLPVDARLEGSSIYDSDLILRKEPFSGCVSTMEAVARSLRLLEVDGDEIEQKLLSVLRAMVAFQACNLKPMKPRPRLVKKSKNSCLLSN
- the LOC126410387 gene encoding uncharacterized protein LOC126410387 isoform X2, whose product is MEERAKQEEEEDQGRGGGGEGEEEWKNTRRKTCGGCGRPARVCLCGHLPAAPINTTTTVVILQHPLETRHPLSTVPVLTRCLRNAHVIVGRRLSSGSSPILDSLCSSPCGGRPPALVLFPDSCDLGDWVSAQFSSRAAGHEIHHEPLYLIVFDATWKHAKEMVRGSLPFLSKFSHQVSLPVDARLEGSSIYDSDLILRKEPFSGCVSTMEAVARSLRLLEVDGDEIEQKLLSVLRAMVAFQACNLKPMKPRPRLVKKSKNSCLLSN
- the LOC126410387 gene encoding uncharacterized protein LOC126410387 isoform X1, with protein sequence MEERAKQEEEEDQGRGGGGEGEEEWKNTRRKTCGGCGRPARVCLCGHLPAAPINTTTTVVILQHPLETRHPLSTVPVLTRCLRNAHVIVGRRLSSGSSPILDSLCSSPCGGRPPALVLFPGADSCDLGDWVSAQFSSRAAGHEIHHEPLYLIVFDATWKHAKEMVRGSLPFLSKFSHQVSLPVDARLEGSSIYDSDLILRKEPFSGCVSTMEAVARSLRLLEVDGDEIEQKLLSVLRAMVAFQACNLKPMKPRPRLVKKSKNSCLLSN